The following are encoded together in the Streptomyces flavofungini genome:
- a CDS encoding ribokinase, whose protein sequence is MHDYDLLVVGSANADLVTAVERRPGAGETVLGSDLAVHPGGKGANQAVAAARLRARTALLARVGDDAYGRLLLDSQRSAGVDTVGVLVGGAPTGVALITVDPSGDNSIVVAPGANSRLTPEDVRAAGSLLQAARVVSVQLEIPLDTVAEVVRVLPGGTRLVLNPSPPAPLPDEVLAACDPLVVNEHEARVILGGAGADVPDSPEEWAKGLLALGPRSVVVTLGGAGALVAGPDGVARVPSVKVEAVDTTGAGDAFTAALAWRLGAGEGLEAAARYAARVGALAVTRAGAQVSYPSGAEVAAL, encoded by the coding sequence ATGCATGACTACGACCTGCTGGTCGTGGGCTCGGCGAACGCCGACCTGGTGACGGCAGTCGAGCGGCGGCCGGGCGCCGGTGAGACGGTCCTCGGCTCGGACCTGGCCGTCCATCCGGGCGGCAAGGGCGCGAACCAGGCGGTGGCGGCGGCCCGTCTCAGGGCGCGGACGGCGCTGCTCGCCCGGGTCGGCGACGACGCGTACGGCCGGCTGCTCCTCGACTCGCAGCGGTCGGCGGGCGTGGACACGGTGGGGGTCCTGGTGGGCGGCGCGCCGACCGGGGTCGCGCTGATCACGGTGGATCCGTCGGGCGACAACAGCATCGTGGTGGCGCCGGGCGCCAACTCGCGTCTGACACCGGAGGACGTGCGCGCGGCCGGGAGCCTCTTGCAGGCGGCCCGGGTGGTGTCGGTGCAGTTGGAGATCCCTCTGGACACGGTCGCGGAGGTGGTGCGCGTGCTGCCCGGGGGCACGCGCCTGGTCCTGAATCCGTCGCCGCCCGCGCCGCTGCCGGACGAGGTCCTCGCGGCCTGCGATCCCCTGGTCGTGAACGAGCACGAGGCGCGGGTGATCCTCGGGGGCGCCGGGGCGGACGTGCCGGATTCGCCCGAGGAGTGGGCGAAGGGGCTCCTCGCGCTCGGCCCGAGGTCGGTGGTGGTGACCCTCGGCGGTGCGGGCGCGCTGGTGGCGGGCCCTGACGGGGTGGCGCGGGTGCCTTCGGTGAAGGTGGAGGCCGTGGACACGACGGGGGCCGGGGACGCGTTCACGGCGGCGCTCGCGTGGCGGCTCGGCGCGGGTGAGGGCCTGGAGGCGGCGGCGCGGTACGCGGCGAGGGTGGGGGCGCTCGCGGTGACGCGGGCGGGTGCTCAGGTGTCGTATCCGTCGGGTGCCGAGGTGGCCGCGCTGTGA
- a CDS encoding ABC transporter permease/substrate-binding protein, protein MATTDTRPDKTGTGGAGGGLDLRRVLLDNGALSALVVLVVAMSLLSGDFLTTQNLLNVGVQAAVTAILAFGVTFVIVAAGIDLSVGSVAALSATVLAWSATKEGVPVWIAVLLAVATGIACGLVNGVLVSYGKLPPFIATLAMLSIGRGLSLVISQGSPIAFPESVSKVGDTLGGWLPVPVLVMVAMGLITALILTRTYIGRSMYAIGGNEEAARLSGLRVKRQKIIIYALSGLFAAVAGIVLASRLVSAQPQAAQGYELDAIAAVVIGGASLAGGVGKASGTLIGALILAVLRNGLNLLSVSAFWQQVVIGVVIALAVLLDTLRRKAGAGAGGGGAVGSTSSGSGRKGPQALKYTLAAVVAAAVIAAVSLFNSGSSGTSTKIGLSLSTLNNPFFVQMKEGAQAEAEKAGVDLTVTDAQNDASQQANQLQNFTSESMKAVIVNPVDSDAVGPAVRAANKADIPVVAADRGVNKADVATLVASDNVAGGRQAAKALADKLGGKGEVVVLQGTAGTSASRERGQGFAEGIKEFPGIKVVAKQPADFDRTKGLDVMTNLLQGNPGVDGVFAENDEMALGAVKALGDKAGRSVSVVGFDGTPDGLKAVEAGTLYASVAQQPAELGRIAVRNAIRAADDKDDNEPAAVVKVPVKVVTEKNVARFK, encoded by the coding sequence GTGGCAACCACTGACACCCGCCCCGACAAGACGGGCACCGGCGGCGCGGGCGGCGGCCTCGACCTGCGCCGCGTCCTGCTCGACAACGGCGCGCTCAGCGCCCTCGTGGTCCTGGTGGTCGCGATGTCGCTGCTCTCCGGCGACTTCCTGACCACGCAGAACCTCCTCAACGTCGGCGTGCAGGCGGCCGTGACGGCGATCCTCGCGTTCGGTGTCACCTTCGTCATCGTCGCGGCGGGCATCGACCTGTCGGTCGGCTCGGTGGCGGCGCTCTCGGCGACGGTCCTCGCCTGGTCGGCGACGAAGGAGGGGGTGCCCGTCTGGATCGCGGTGCTCCTCGCGGTCGCCACGGGCATCGCGTGCGGTCTGGTCAACGGCGTGCTCGTCTCGTACGGGAAGCTGCCGCCCTTCATCGCGACGCTCGCGATGCTGTCGATCGGCCGCGGCCTGTCCCTGGTGATCTCGCAGGGCTCCCCCATCGCGTTCCCGGAGTCGGTCTCCAAGGTCGGTGACACCCTCGGCGGCTGGCTGCCGGTGCCGGTGCTCGTGATGGTGGCGATGGGGCTGATCACGGCCCTGATCCTGACGCGTACGTACATCGGCCGCTCGATGTACGCGATCGGCGGCAACGAGGAGGCGGCGCGCCTCTCGGGTCTCCGCGTCAAGCGCCAGAAGATCATCATCTACGCCCTGTCCGGCCTGTTCGCGGCCGTCGCGGGCATCGTGCTCGCCTCCCGCCTGGTGTCCGCGCAGCCGCAGGCCGCGCAGGGCTACGAGCTGGACGCGATCGCCGCGGTCGTCATCGGCGGCGCGAGCCTCGCGGGCGGTGTCGGCAAGGCGTCGGGGACGCTCATCGGCGCGCTGATCCTCGCGGTGCTGCGCAACGGCCTCAACCTCCTTTCCGTGTCGGCGTTCTGGCAGCAGGTCGTCATCGGTGTCGTGATCGCGCTGGCGGTGCTCCTGGACACGCTGCGCAGGAAGGCCGGGGCGGGCGCGGGCGGCGGCGGCGCCGTCGGCAGCACCTCGTCCGGATCCGGCCGCAAGGGCCCCCAGGCCCTGAAGTACACGCTCGCGGCCGTGGTCGCGGCCGCCGTGATCGCCGCGGTGTCCCTCTTCAACTCCGGCTCGTCCGGTACGTCGACGAAGATCGGCCTGTCCCTGTCCACCCTCAACAACCCCTTCTTCGTCCAGATGAAGGAGGGCGCGCAGGCGGAGGCCGAGAAGGCGGGCGTCGACCTGACCGTCACGGACGCCCAGAACGACGCGTCCCAACAGGCCAACCAGCTCCAGAACTTCACCAGCGAGAGCATGAAGGCCGTCATCGTCAACCCGGTCGACTCCGACGCCGTGGGCCCGGCCGTCCGGGCCGCGAACAAGGCGGACATCCCCGTCGTCGCCGCCGACCGCGGCGTGAACAAGGCGGACGTCGCCACCCTCGTGGCCTCCGACAACGTCGCGGGCGGCAGGCAGGCCGCGAAGGCCCTCGCCGACAAGCTCGGCGGCAAGGGCGAGGTCGTCGTCCTCCAGGGCACCGCGGGCACCTCCGCGAGCCGGGAGCGCGGGCAGGGCTTCGCCGAGGGCATCAAGGAGTTCCCCGGCATCAAGGTCGTGGCCAAGCAGCCCGCGGACTTCGACCGCACCAAGGGCCTGGACGTGATGACGAACCTGCTGCAGGGCAATCCGGGTGTCGACGGCGTCTTCGCGGAGAACGACGAGATGGCGCTCGGCGCGGTGAAGGCGCTCGGCGACAAGGCGGGCAGGTCGGTGTCGGTGGTCGGCTTCGACGGCACGCCCGACGGCCTGAAGGCGGTGGAGGCGGGGACGTTGTACGCGTCGGTGGCGCAGCAGCCCGCGGAGCTGGGCCGGATCGCGGTGCGCAACGCGATCCGCGCGGCGGACGACAAGGACGACAACGAGCCCGCCGCCGTGGTGAAGGTGCCGGTGAAGGTGGTCACGGAGAAGAACGTGGCACGGTTCAAGTGA
- a CDS encoding Gfo/Idh/MocA family protein, whose translation MTRETVRIAMNGVTGRMGHRQHLVRSILALREQGGLDLGDGTRLWPEPVLVGRREHALRELAERHGLTHWSTDLDAVLADPAVDIYFDAQVTSAREEAILKALAAGKHVYTEKPSATSFAAALDLARRARDAGVKHGVVQDKLFLPGLRKLKRLVDGGFFGQILSVRGEFGYWVFEGDWQEAQRPSWNYRSEDGGGIVVDMFPHWEYVLHELFGRVRSVQALAVTHVPQRWDERGKPYDATADDAAYGVFELDGGAVAQINSSWTVRVHRDELVEFQVDGTEGSAVAGLRGCRFQHRAATPKPVWNPDLPAAHSFRDQWQEVPDNEEFDNGFKAQWELFLRHVYADAPYRWDLFAGARGVQLAELGLRSSAEGRRIDVPEVVL comes from the coding sequence GTGACACGCGAGACGGTCCGCATCGCCATGAACGGCGTGACGGGACGCATGGGTCACCGCCAGCACCTGGTCCGCTCGATCCTCGCCCTGCGCGAGCAGGGCGGCCTCGACCTGGGCGACGGCACCCGGCTGTGGCCGGAGCCGGTCCTCGTGGGCCGCAGGGAGCACGCGCTGCGCGAGCTCGCCGAGCGGCACGGCCTCACCCACTGGTCGACCGACCTGGACGCCGTCCTCGCCGACCCCGCGGTCGACATCTACTTCGACGCGCAGGTCACCTCGGCCCGCGAGGAGGCGATCCTGAAGGCGCTCGCCGCGGGCAAGCACGTCTACACCGAGAAGCCCTCCGCCACGTCCTTCGCCGCCGCCCTCGACCTCGCCCGGCGCGCCCGGGACGCGGGCGTCAAGCACGGCGTCGTTCAGGACAAGCTCTTCCTGCCGGGCCTGCGCAAGCTGAAGCGTCTGGTGGACGGCGGCTTCTTCGGGCAGATCCTGTCCGTGCGCGGCGAGTTCGGCTACTGGGTCTTCGAGGGCGACTGGCAGGAGGCGCAGCGCCCGTCGTGGAACTACCGCAGCGAGGACGGCGGCGGCATCGTCGTCGACATGTTCCCGCACTGGGAGTACGTCCTGCACGAGCTGTTCGGCCGGGTGCGCTCCGTGCAGGCGCTCGCCGTCACCCATGTGCCGCAGCGCTGGGACGAGCGCGGCAAGCCGTACGACGCGACGGCGGACGACGCCGCGTACGGCGTCTTCGAGCTGGACGGGGGCGCCGTCGCGCAGATCAACTCGTCCTGGACGGTGCGGGTGCACCGCGACGAGCTGGTGGAGTTCCAGGTCGACGGCACCGAGGGCTCGGCCGTCGCGGGCCTGCGCGGCTGCCGCTTCCAGCACCGCGCGGCCACGCCCAAGCCGGTGTGGAACCCCGACCTGCCCGCCGCGCACTCCTTCCGCGACCAGTGGCAGGAGGTCCCCGACAACGAGGAGTTCGACAACGGCTTCAAGGCCCAGTGGGAGCTGTTCCTGCGGCACGTGTACGCCGACGCGCCCTACCGCTGGGACCTGTTCGCGGGCGCGCGGGGCGTGCAGCTGGCGGAGCTGGGGCTGCGGTCGTCGGCGGAGGGGCGCCGGATCGACGTACCGGAGGTGGTCCTGTGA
- a CDS encoding LacI family DNA-binding transcriptional regulator, which produces MTVTLADVAARAQVSPATVSRVLNGNYPVAAATRERVLRAVDDLDYVLNGPASSLAAATSDLVGILVNDIADPFFGIMASAVQSEITGPGGRAGGERMAVVCNTGGSPERELTYLTLLQRQRAAAVVVTGGAIESAPHAAAIGGKLRRLGEAGSQVVLCGRPPAEEAPDAVALTFDNRGGGRRLTDHLIGLGHRRIGYIAGPTERTTTRHRLEGHQEALAAAGVPDDPRLTLHGPYDRRSGYDATLELLRRAPELTAVVAANDTVALGACAALRDRGLSIPGDVSVAGFDDLPFSIDAVPALTTVRLPLYEAGARAGRIAMGREEEPPGGIATVHGELMVRGSTGAPRRT; this is translated from the coding sequence ATGACCGTGACCCTGGCGGACGTGGCGGCTCGCGCCCAGGTGTCCCCCGCCACCGTGTCCCGCGTACTGAACGGCAACTACCCCGTCGCCGCGGCGACGCGGGAGCGCGTGCTGCGCGCGGTGGACGACCTGGACTACGTGCTCAACGGCCCCGCGAGCTCACTGGCCGCCGCGACGTCGGACCTGGTGGGCATCCTGGTCAACGACATCGCCGACCCGTTCTTCGGGATCATGGCGAGCGCGGTGCAGTCGGAGATCACAGGACCGGGCGGGCGGGCCGGAGGCGAGCGCATGGCGGTGGTCTGCAACACCGGCGGCTCCCCCGAGCGCGAGCTGACGTACCTGACCCTGCTCCAGCGCCAGCGGGCCGCGGCCGTCGTGGTGACGGGCGGCGCCATCGAGAGCGCCCCGCACGCGGCGGCGATCGGCGGCAAGCTGCGGCGGCTCGGCGAGGCGGGCTCACAGGTGGTGCTGTGCGGGCGGCCGCCCGCCGAGGAGGCCCCGGACGCGGTGGCCCTGACCTTCGACAACCGGGGCGGCGGGCGGCGCCTCACCGACCACCTCATCGGCCTCGGCCACCGCCGCATCGGCTACATCGCGGGCCCCACGGAGCGCACCACGACCCGGCACCGCCTGGAGGGCCACCAGGAGGCCCTCGCCGCGGCGGGCGTCCCCGACGACCCCCGCCTGACCCTGCACGGCCCCTACGACCGCCGCTCCGGCTACGACGCCACCCTCGAACTCCTGCGCCGCGCACCCGAGTTGACGGCCGTCGTCGCCGCCAACGACACGGTGGCCCTGGGCGCCTGCGCCGCCCTGCGCGACCGCGGCCTCTCCATCCCGGGGGACGTCTCGGTGGCGGGCTTCGACGACCTCCCCTTCAGCATCGACGCGGTGCCCGCTCTGACGACGGTCCGCCTTCCGCTGTACGAGGCGGGGGCGCGGGCCGGCCGCATCGCCATGGGCCGCGAGGAGGAGCCGCCCGGCGGCATCGCGACGGTGCACGGCGAACTGATGGTGCGCGGCTCCACGGGCGCGCCCCGCCGGACCTGA
- the rbsD gene encoding D-ribose pyranase — MRKAGVLNRHLSGALAELGHGDLVLVCDAGMPVPAGPRVVDLAFVAGVPSFAQVLDGLLAELVVEGAVAAREVREANPGTAALLERRFPGAALGLVPHQELKERSAGARLVVRTGEASPYANALLTCGVFF, encoded by the coding sequence GTGAGGAAGGCCGGGGTACTCAACCGCCATCTGTCGGGCGCGCTGGCCGAGCTGGGGCACGGCGATCTGGTCCTGGTGTGCGACGCGGGGATGCCGGTTCCGGCGGGGCCGCGGGTGGTGGATCTGGCGTTCGTCGCCGGGGTGCCGTCGTTCGCGCAGGTCCTGGACGGGCTGCTCGCGGAGCTCGTGGTGGAGGGCGCGGTGGCGGCGCGGGAGGTGCGGGAGGCGAATCCGGGGACGGCGGCGTTGTTGGAGCGGCGGTTTCCGGGGGCGGCGCTCGGGCTGGTCCCGCATCAGGAGCTGAAGGAGCGGTCGGCGGGGGCGCGGCTCGTGGTGCGGACCGGGGAGGCGAGTCCGTACGCGAACGCGCTGCTGACGTGCGGGGTCTTCTTCTGA
- a CDS encoding sugar ABC transporter ATP-binding protein, with product MTGPAPVRDAVQDAPELLRVEGIRKAFPGVVALDGVDFDLRGGEVHVLLGENGAGKSTLIKMFSGANQPDAGRILVGGEEVRIHGAQDAERLGIATIYQEFNLVPDLTVAENIFLGRQPRRFGLIDRKKMEADAAELLARVGVDVSPRARCRELGIARLQMVEIAKALSLHARVLVMDEPTAVLTSEEVEKLFAIVRGLRADGVGVVFITHHLEEIAALGDRVSVLRDGRSVGQVPASTPEDELVRLMVGRSIEQQYPRERSDAPQQADGEAPLLRVRGLTRGGVFHDVGFEVRAGEVVGVAGLVGAGRTEVARAVFGADPYDAGTVEVGGRALPRHDVYAAMTAGVGLVPEDRKGQGLVLDASVEENLGLVTLRAATRAGLVDRGAQRAAAERIAGQLGVRMAGLHQHVRTLSGGNQQKVVIGKWLLAEARVLILDEPTRGIDVGAKVEIYQLINELTAAGHAVLMISSDLPEVLGMSDRVLVMAQGRIAGELDADEATQDAVMALAVGASHGRHEQDEQHTQHDNTPAGDAKEDSRGNH from the coding sequence ATGACTGGCCCCGCACCGGTGCGCGACGCCGTGCAGGACGCACCGGAACTGCTGCGCGTCGAGGGCATCCGCAAGGCCTTCCCCGGCGTCGTCGCCCTCGACGGCGTGGACTTCGACCTGCGCGGCGGGGAGGTGCACGTACTCCTCGGTGAGAACGGGGCGGGCAAGAGCACGCTCATCAAGATGTTCTCGGGCGCCAACCAGCCCGACGCGGGCCGGATCCTCGTCGGCGGCGAGGAGGTCCGCATCCACGGCGCGCAGGACGCCGAGCGGCTCGGGATCGCCACCATCTACCAGGAGTTCAACCTCGTCCCGGACCTGACGGTCGCCGAGAACATCTTCCTGGGCCGCCAGCCGCGCCGCTTCGGCCTGATCGACCGCAAGAAGATGGAGGCGGACGCGGCCGAGCTCCTGGCGCGCGTGGGCGTGGACGTCTCGCCGCGCGCCCGCTGCCGTGAACTGGGCATCGCCCGGCTCCAGATGGTGGAGATCGCCAAGGCGCTCAGCCTGCACGCGCGCGTGCTCGTCATGGACGAGCCGACGGCCGTGCTCACCTCCGAGGAGGTGGAGAAGCTCTTCGCCATCGTGCGCGGGCTGCGCGCCGACGGCGTCGGCGTCGTCTTCATCACCCACCACCTGGAGGAGATCGCCGCGCTCGGCGACCGCGTGAGCGTGCTGCGGGACGGCCGCAGCGTGGGCCAGGTGCCCGCGTCGACGCCGGAGGACGAACTCGTACGCCTCATGGTGGGCCGGTCCATCGAGCAGCAGTATCCGCGCGAGCGGAGCGATGCGCCCCAACAGGCGGACGGGGAAGCGCCGTTGCTGCGTGTCCGCGGGCTCACGCGCGGCGGGGTCTTCCACGACGTCGGTTTCGAGGTGCGCGCCGGTGAGGTCGTCGGCGTGGCGGGTCTGGTCGGCGCGGGGCGCACGGAGGTCGCGCGGGCCGTGTTCGGCGCGGATCCCTACGACGCGGGCACGGTGGAGGTCGGTGGCCGTGCGCTGCCCCGGCACGACGTGTACGCGGCGATGACCGCCGGGGTCGGGCTCGTACCGGAGGACCGCAAGGGCCAGGGGCTGGTCCTCGACGCGTCCGTGGAGGAGAACCTGGGCCTGGTGACGCTGCGGGCGGCGACCCGTGCGGGCCTCGTCGACCGGGGCGCGCAGCGCGCCGCAGCCGAGCGGATCGCGGGACAGCTGGGCGTACGGATGGCGGGGCTCCACCAGCACGTGCGCACCCTCTCCGGCGGCAACCAGCAGAAGGTCGTCATCGGCAAGTGGCTGCTCGCCGAGGCCAGGGTCCTCATCCTCGACGAGCCGACGCGCGGCATCGACGTCGGCGCGAAGGTCGAGATCTACCAGCTCATCAACGAACTCACGGCCGCCGGGCACGCCGTCCTGATGATCTCCAGCGACCTGCCGGAGGTCCTCGGGATGAGCGACCGGGTCCTGGTCATGGCGCAGGGCCGGATCGCGGGCGAACTCGACGCGGACGAGGCGACGCAGGACGCGGTGATGGCGCTGGCCGTCGGCGCGTCCCACGGACGGCACGAGCAGGACGAGCAGCACACGCAGCACGACAACACCCCTGCGGGGGACGCGAAGGAGGACTCCCGTGGCAACCACTGA
- a CDS encoding sugar phosphate isomerase/epimerase family protein yields MTPPPPRAPADFSINQMTVKQLSLPELVTACADLGVRSVGLWREPVQEYGVEAAAKLVRGAGLTVTTLCRGGFFTAHDPAERARALADNRAAIDEAATLGTDTLVLVSGGLPAGDRDRDLPAARERVADALAELAPHAATRGVRLAVEPLHPMYAADRCVVSTLTQALDLAERFPADQVGVCADTYHIWWDDQAPTALTRAAATGRLHALQLADWTTPLPHGVLTGRGQLGDGTIDFPHWRHLAETSGYTGPIEVELFNDALWAADGREVLGETVRRYLEHAC; encoded by the coding sequence ATGACACCACCCCCGCCCCGCGCCCCGGCCGACTTCAGCATCAACCAGATGACGGTCAAGCAGCTCTCCCTGCCCGAACTCGTCACCGCCTGCGCCGACTTGGGCGTACGGAGCGTCGGTCTGTGGCGCGAGCCGGTCCAGGAGTACGGGGTGGAGGCGGCCGCGAAGCTGGTGCGGGGCGCCGGACTGACCGTCACCACCCTCTGCCGGGGCGGCTTCTTCACCGCCCACGACCCCGCCGAACGGGCCCGCGCCCTCGCCGACAACCGCGCCGCCATCGACGAGGCCGCGACCCTCGGCACCGACACCCTGGTCCTCGTCTCCGGCGGCCTCCCCGCCGGCGACCGGGACCGCGACCTGCCCGCCGCCCGCGAACGCGTCGCCGACGCCCTCGCCGAGCTCGCCCCGCACGCCGCCACCCGCGGCGTCCGCCTCGCCGTCGAACCCCTCCACCCCATGTACGCCGCCGACCGCTGCGTCGTCTCCACCCTCACCCAGGCCCTCGACCTGGCCGAACGCTTCCCCGCCGACCAGGTCGGCGTCTGCGCCGACACGTACCACATCTGGTGGGACGACCAGGCCCCCACCGCCCTCACCCGCGCCGCCGCCACCGGCCGCCTGCACGCCCTCCAACTCGCCGACTGGACCACGCCCCTGCCCCACGGCGTCCTCACCGGCCGCGGCCAACTCGGCGACGGCACCATCGACTTCCCCCACTGGCGCCACCTCGCCGAGACCTCCGGCTACACCGGCCCGATCGAGGTCGAACTCTTCAACGACGCCCTGTGGGCGGCGGACGGCAGGGAGGTGCTGGGGGAGACGGTGCGGAGGTATCTGGAGCACGCCTGCTGA
- a CDS encoding CPBP family intramembrane glutamic endopeptidase yields the protein MRAPSGSLYHEQGRTPRVGKRTWWTEFLLVPGLIVAALLATTGIEIAIASVAEANPPAADSDDIFTNPLANVTALLIGLAACIPAVWFGVRWASHRLPGTLSSVTGGLRWGWLSRCSAVAFALMAVQLGLLLAWTWDTDTGATLERDFPGWPALLLSLAVLCAVVPFQAAAEEYVFRGWVVQLIGQLMRSRWPGIVLASLLFALAHGLGERSGFALLFYSALWWGWLVIRTGGLEAVIALHTANNVLSLVLAAAFGELADSSTAADAPWQALALELVFAPLYCLIAARLSDRHGMARQTP from the coding sequence GTGCGTGCCCCCTCCGGCTCCCTCTACCACGAACAGGGCAGGACTCCCCGCGTCGGCAAGCGCACCTGGTGGACGGAATTCCTGCTGGTCCCGGGCCTGATCGTGGCAGCCCTGCTGGCCACAACGGGAATCGAAATCGCCATCGCGTCCGTGGCGGAGGCCAATCCTCCAGCAGCGGACAGCGATGACATCTTCACCAACCCGCTGGCCAACGTGACGGCACTGCTGATCGGACTCGCTGCCTGCATCCCCGCCGTCTGGTTCGGCGTGCGCTGGGCCAGCCACCGTCTGCCCGGCACCCTCTCCTCTGTCACCGGCGGACTGCGCTGGGGCTGGCTGAGCCGCTGCTCCGCCGTGGCCTTCGCCCTGATGGCCGTGCAACTGGGGCTGCTCCTTGCCTGGACGTGGGACACCGACACCGGGGCCACTCTGGAACGGGACTTCCCCGGCTGGCCCGCCCTCTTGCTGAGCCTGGCCGTCCTGTGCGCGGTCGTTCCCTTCCAGGCCGCCGCCGAGGAGTACGTGTTTCGGGGCTGGGTGGTCCAACTGATCGGCCAGCTCATGCGTTCCCGATGGCCCGGCATCGTGCTCGCCTCACTGCTGTTCGCGCTGGCCCACGGCCTGGGCGAACGCTCCGGCTTCGCCCTGCTGTTCTACTCCGCGCTGTGGTGGGGATGGCTGGTGATCCGCACCGGCGGCCTGGAAGCGGTCATCGCGCTCCACACCGCCAACAACGTGCTGAGCCTCGTGCTGGCAGCCGCCTTCGGTGAACTCGCTGACAGCAGCACCGCAGCCGACGCCCCCTGGCAAGCCCTAGCACTCGAACTCGTCTTCGCCCCGCTGTACTGCCTGATCGCCGCACGCCTCTCCGACCGTCACGGAATGGCCCGCCAGACCCCATGA
- a CDS encoding dihydrodipicolinate synthase family protein produces MNPASVPPEPPSPAEPSPAPAPSPAPLRSRVVYAAAHVVADPRADVSPDHPAAVDWDATLAFRRHLWAHGLGVAEAMDTAQRGMGLDWAGAAELIRRSAAEAAAVGGRIACGVGTDQLTSPTATLTDVRHAYEEQLALVEGVGARAILMASRALAATAEGPDDYLATYDGLLRQATAPVILHWLGPMFDPALAGYWGSADLDAATDTFLEVIAAHPGKVDGVKISLLDADREVALRRRLPAGVRCYTGDDFHYPDLIAGDDQGHSDALLGVFDPLAPLAARAVRALDADDPKAFHELLDPTVELARHLFAPPTRFYKTGVVLLAWLAGHQNHFTMVGGWQSARSLPHLTRAHELAATLSLFPDPDLAAHRMRTLQEIHGVTP; encoded by the coding sequence GTGAACCCGGCGAGCGTACCCCCCGAGCCCCCCTCGCCCGCCGAGCCGTCCCCGGCCCCCGCGCCCTCCCCGGCCCCCCTGCGCTCCCGCGTCGTCTACGCCGCCGCCCACGTCGTCGCCGACCCGCGCGCCGACGTGTCCCCCGACCACCCCGCAGCCGTCGACTGGGACGCCACCCTCGCCTTCCGCCGCCACCTGTGGGCGCACGGCCTCGGTGTCGCCGAGGCCATGGACACCGCGCAGCGCGGCATGGGCCTGGACTGGGCGGGCGCGGCCGAGCTGATCCGGCGGTCGGCGGCGGAGGCCGCGGCGGTCGGCGGCCGGATCGCGTGCGGCGTCGGCACGGACCAGCTGACCTCGCCCACGGCGACCCTCACCGACGTACGGCACGCGTACGAGGAGCAGCTGGCGCTGGTGGAGGGGGTGGGCGCGCGGGCGATCCTGATGGCGTCGCGGGCCCTGGCGGCGACGGCCGAAGGACCGGACGACTACCTGGCGACGTACGACGGACTGCTCCGCCAGGCCACCGCCCCGGTGATCCTGCACTGGCTCGGCCCGATGTTCGACCCGGCACTCGCGGGCTACTGGGGCTCGGCCGACCTGGACGCGGCCACGGACACGTTCCTGGAGGTGATCGCCGCGCACCCCGGCAAGGTGGACGGCGTGAAGATCTCGCTCCTGGACGCGGACCGCGAGGTCGCCCTGCGCCGCCGCCTCCCGGCCGGGGTGCGCTGCTACACGGGCGACGACTTCCACTACCCCGACCTGATCGCGGGCGACGACCAGGGCCACAGCGACGCCCTCCTCGGCGTCTTCGACCCGCTGGCCCCCCTCGCGGCCCGAGCGGTACGCGCCCTCGACGCCGACGACCCCAAGGCCTTCCACGAACTCCTCGACCCCACCGTCGAGCTGGCCCGCCACCTCTTCGCGCCGCCCACCCGCTTCTACAAGACGGGCGTGGTCCTCCTCGCCTGGCTCGCCGGACACCAGAACCACTTCACGATGGTCGGTGGCTGGCAGTCGGCCCGCTCCCTGCCGCACCTCACCCGCGCCCACGAACTCGCCGCGACCCTCTCCCTCTTCCCCGACCCGGACCTGGCCGCGCACCGCATGCGCACGCTCCAGGAGATCCACGGAGTCACCCCATGA
- a CDS encoding DUF937 domain-containing protein produces the protein MGDDTSFEQDVLAELGDDRLQEIADVLGTDPAGAQAVVGQTVSTLSGTLQDKARAADPAEAAEVRQAFTEEAPLQGVATLGGGLGGLLGGGVMAGMLGKLSRPVANAVAKKTGLPVATVTRAVELLIPVVLAVLTKRAQKTRSPGASAPTPPGAAPGAGPAGGRGDGFDLGDLLGNILGGGRK, from the coding sequence ATGGGCGACGACACCTCATTCGAGCAGGACGTGCTGGCCGAGCTGGGCGACGACAGGCTCCAGGAGATCGCCGACGTGCTCGGCACGGACCCGGCCGGCGCGCAGGCAGTCGTGGGCCAGACGGTCTCGACGCTCTCGGGCACCCTCCAGGACAAGGCCCGGGCGGCCGACCCGGCGGAGGCGGCCGAGGTGCGCCAGGCCTTCACGGAGGAGGCCCCGCTCCAGGGCGTGGCCACCCTGGGCGGCGGCCTCGGCGGCCTGCTCGGCGGCGGCGTCATGGCGGGCATGCTCGGCAAGCTGAGCCGCCCCGTCGCGAACGCGGTGGCGAAGAAGACCGGCCTCCCCGTGGCGACGGTGACGCGCGCGGTGGAACTCCTGATCCCGGTGGTCCTCGCGGTGCTCACGAAGCGTGCGCAGAAGACCAGGTCGCCCGGGGCGTCGGCACCGACTCCCCCCGGCGCGGCGCCGGGCGCGGGCCCGGCCGGGGGCCGGGGCGACGGGTTCGATCTGGGGGACCTGCTGGGGAACATCCTGGGCGGCGGGAGGAAGTAG